Proteins encoded in a region of the Orcinus orca chromosome 8, mOrcOrc1.1, whole genome shotgun sequence genome:
- the LOC125965091 gene encoding LOW QUALITY PROTEIN: olfactory receptor 52W1 (The sequence of the model RefSeq protein was modified relative to this genomic sequence to represent the inferred CDS: inserted 1 base in 1 codon; deleted 3 bases in 2 codons), giving the protein MAEAPQSNSPFSRPTFFIPSSSGIPEFGVAQACLTLVFGPMYLLSLLGNGALLAVVEIDSTLHKPMFLLLATLAATDLGLATSIAPGLLAVLWLGPQPVPYVACLVQMLFVHAPMAMESCVLLAMACDRAVAVGRPLHYPVLVTKARVGYAALALALKAVAVVVPFPLLVAQFGHFRAKTTDHAYCAHMAVVELVGGNTLASNLYGLALPSAVSAIDILGITGSYGLIAHAALRLPTWEARAKAFGTWSSHICVILAFYVPGLFSYLTRLFGHHTIPKPMHILLTXYLLLPSALNPLIYGARTKQISDQLLETFAFRKSQF; this is encoded by the exons ATGGCAGAAGCTCCACAGTCCAACTCCCCCTTCTCACGCCCAACCTTCTTCATCCCTTCA TCTTCTGGCATTCCAGAGTTCGGGGTTGCCCAGGCCTGTTTGACACTGGTCTTTGGGCCCATGTATCTGCTTTCCCTGCTGGGCAATGGAGCACTGCTGGCAGTGGTGGAGATAGACTCTACACTGCACAAGCCCATGTTTCTGCTCCTGGCCACCCTGGCAGCCACAGACCTGGGTTTAGCCACATCTATAGCTCCAGGGCTGTTGGCTGTGCTGTGGCTTGGGCCCCAGCCTGTGCCATACGTTGCCTGTCTGGTCCAGATGTTGTTTGTTCATGCACCAATGGCCATGGAATCTTGTGTACTGTTGGCCATGGCCTGTGATCGTGCTGTGGCAGTAGGGCGTCCACTGCACTACCCCGTCCTAGTCACCAAAGCCCGCGTGGGCTATGCAGCCCTGGCACTGGCACTGAAAGCTGTGGCAGTTGTTGTGCCTTTCCCTCTGCTGGTTGCACAATTTGGGCACTTCCGAGCCAAGACCACAGACCACGCCTACTGTGCACACATGGCGGTGGTGGAGCTGGTCGGGGGTAACACTCTGGCCAGCAACTTGTATGGGCTGGCGCTTCCATCGGCCGTGTCAGCT ATAGATATTCTAGGCATCACAGGCTCTTATGGGCTCATTGCCCACGCTGCGCTGCGGCTGCCTACCTGGGAAGCCCGTGCCAAGGCCTTTGGTACATGGAGTTCCCACATCTGTGTCATTCTAGCCTTCTACGTGCCTGGTCTTTTCTCATATCTCACACGCCTCTTTGGTCATCACACCATCCCAAAGCCCATGCACATCCTTCTAA ACTATTTGCTGCTACCATCTGCCCTCAACCCGCTCATCTACGGGGCCCGCACCAAGCAGATCAGCGACCAGCTCCTAGAAACCTTTGCATTCAGAAAAAGCCAGTTCTAA